The following DNA comes from Xiphophorus hellerii strain 12219 chromosome 5, Xiphophorus_hellerii-4.1, whole genome shotgun sequence.
AGAAGGACAAAACAAATTATGGTGAAAATGAGCCAAAATCCCTCCACAGGTAATGCAGATATGGACTGCAACTGGTTGCGCTCTTTGTCATAAACACAGTTCAAATTACTTGTGAGTTTGTAAGTGATTTCACATGAACTGGTTTGTTTCTGGACGTCAGTGACTGTAAAAACTTCATACGGAGGAATCACCACTTGATTATTTCCTTTAAGGACGGAGTATTTAGTTATGTTTGCTCCAAAGCAAGAGTATAtctcaaaacatgaaacatttccaTTAAAATCCCACTCATCAGAGCCTAAAATGAAGGTGCTGAACCGAACCTGCCCAGCGGAGATGTTGAGCTCCAAAACGGTTTCGGTTCTGTAGTTCGTACTCAAACACATcacctgattttgttttaaaattaggaTCGCCTCACTTAGAGAGGAATAAAGGGAGATGGGTTCGAAAGCGGCCCTTTGCTTTGGAGTTCTTTCTGCAGGTTCAGAGTTCTTGTTCCCCTGTTTCAGCACCACATCAGTGAACATGTATAAAGCCAGAGAATGGCTTTTCTCCATGTACTTTTCTGCTGGTTCTTTCAGGTTTTGC
Coding sequences within:
- the LOC116720748 gene encoding ecto-ADP-ribosyltransferase 4-like gives rise to the protein MMPSLKRQQKVSACVIASLLFLEGLLVAFVLYMCLSWRDTVGESSRHLTSDLDDEDKFAGCRTEVEVLNDEAMEQKWHTCSANFSKAWSKAEQNLKEPAEKYMEKSHSLALYMFTDVVLKQGNKNSEPAERTPKQRAAFEPISLYSSLSEAILILKQNQVMCLSTNYRTETVLELNISAGQVRFSTFILGSDEWDFNGNVSCFEIYSCFGANITKYSVLKGNNQVVIPPYEVFTVTDVQKQTSSCEITYKLTSNLNCVYDKERNQLQSISALPVEGFWLIFTIICFVLLSLLLLCVIVKLYRRISSAGRVSNWHSTIQSHYSL